In Calonectris borealis chromosome 25, bCalBor7.hap1.2, whole genome shotgun sequence, the following proteins share a genomic window:
- the SRRM1 gene encoding serine/arginine repetitive matrix protein 1 isoform X5, which yields MRGSGGEKAEGQMGGEPDFAVKGALGTSAEQDNRFSNKQKKLLKQLKFAECLEKKVDMSKVNLEVIKPWITKRVTEILGFEDDVVIEFIFNQLEVKNPDSKMMQINLTGFLNGKNAREFMGELWPLLLSAQENIAGIPTAFLELKKEEIKQRQIEQEKLASMKKQDEDKEKRDKEDKDNREKRDRSRSPRRRKSRSPSPRRRSSPVRRERKRSHSRSPHHRTKSRSATPAPEKKEATPEPEPSVKPKETVVQEATSNSDIPKAPKPEPPVPETKETSPERNSKKEREKEKEKTRQRSPTRSKSRSRSRSRSPSHSRPRRRHRSRSRRRPSPRRRPSPRRRSPPRRMPPPPRHRRSRSPVRRRRRSSASLSGSSSSSSSSRSRSPPKKPPKRTVSSPPRKTRRLSPSASPPRRRHRPSPPASPPPKPRRSPTPQQSNRARKSRGSVSPSRASAPKHKSTEKRESPSPAPKPRKAELSESEDKGGKMAAADSVQQRRQYRRQNQQSSSDSGSSSSSEEERPKRSNVKNGEVGRRRRHSHSRSPSPSPRKRQKESSPRMQMEKRWQSPVMKSRRRRSPSPPPARRRRSPSPAPPPRRRRSPSLPRRRSPSPPPRRRSPSPRRYSPPIQRRYSPSPPPKRRTASPPPPPKRRASPSPQSKRRVSHSPPPKQRSSPAAKRRSPSISSKHRKGSPPSRSNRETRSPPQNKRHSPSPRPRASHTSASPPPPRRGASASPQRRQSPSPSTRPIRRVSRTPEPKKTKASTPSPRSARRVSSSRSASGSPEPAPKKHQGPPSPARSRSPSANWSPAKKAKSPTQSPSPARNSDQEGGGKKKKKKKDKKHKKDKKHKKHKKHKKEKAAAAAAAAAAAAADTTSAQEDQEAETEPKKETESEPEDNLDDLEKHLREKALRSMRKAQVSPPS from the exons ATGCGAGGAAGCGGGGGAGAAAAGGCCGAGGGGCAGATGGGAGGTGAACCGGATTTTGCAGTGAAAGGCGCTTTG GGAACAAGTGCAGAACAGGACAATCGCTTCAGCAACAAGCAGAAGAAGCTGTTGAAGCAGTTGAAATTTGCAGAATGCTTAGAAAAGAAG GTGGACATGAGCAAAGTAAATCTGGAAGTAATCAAACCATGGATAACAAAACGAGTAACAGAAATCCTTGGATTTGAAGATGATGTAGTAATTGAATTTATATTCAACCAGTTGGAAGTGAAG AACCCAGATTCCAAAATGATGCAAATCAACCTGACTGGTTTTTTGAATGGGAAAAATGCTAGGGAGTTCATGGGAGAACTGTGGCCACTGCTGTTAAGTGCACAAGAAAACATTGCTGGTATTCCAACTGCATTTCTGgaactgaagaaagaagaaataaaacagcgACAG ATAGAGCAAGAGAAACTGGCTTCTATGAAGAAACAAGATGAAGACAAGGAGAAGAGGGATAAGGAAGacaaagacaacagagaaaaaagagacagatcCAGGAGTCCAAGAAG GCGCAAATCAAGGTCTCCTTCCCCTCGAAGGAGGTCGTCGCCTGTCAGAAGAGAGCGGAAACGCAGCCATTCTCGCTCCCCTCATCACAGAACCAAGAGCCGTAGTGCTACTCCTGCACCAGAAAAGAAAGAGGCGACTCCTGAGCCAGAACCCTCTGTGAAACCAAAGGAGACTGTTGTTCAAGAGGCAACTTCAAACAG tgatATCCCAAAAGCTCCTAAACCTGAACCTCCTGTACCAGAGACTAAGGAAACTTCACCAGAACGTAATtcaaagaaggagagagagaaggaaaaagagaagactcGTCAAAGATCCCCAACTCGGTCCAAGTCAAGGTCAAGATCTCGATCACGTTCTCCATCTCATTCTCGACCCAGAAGGCGTCATAGATCACGGTCAAG AAGGCGACCAAGCCCAAGACGACGGCCGTCTCCAAGGAGGAGGAGCCCTCCAAGGCGAATGCCTCCCCCACCCAGACACAGAAGAAGCAGATCCCCTGTGAGGCG GAGAAGACGATCATCAGCATCCTTATCTGGCAgtagctcttcctcctcctcctcacgtTCCCGATCACCACCAAAGAAACCACCTAAAAGAACTGTATCCAGTCCTCCTCGTAAAACGCGTAGGCTCTCTCCTTCGGCAAGCCCTCCTAGGCGGAGGCACAGACCATCCCCACCAGCAAGTCCACCTCCAAAACCACGTAGGTCTCCAACACCCCAGCAGTCGAATCGTGCAAGAAAAAGCCGTGGCTCTGTTTCGCCTAGCAGAGCATCAG CACCCAAGCATAAGAGTACTGAAAAAAGAGAATCTCCTTCGCCAGCACCAAAACCAAGGAAAGCAGAACTCTCTGAATCAG AAGATAAAGGAGGTAAAATGGCTGCAGCAGACTCTGTTCAACAGAGGCGTCAGTACAGAAGGCAAAATCAACAGTCTTCATCTG ATTCTGGTTCTTCATCTTCGTCTGAAGAGGAAAGACCTAAAAGATCCAATGTGAAGAATGGGGAAGTTGGTAGACGCCGACGCCATTCACATTCACGCAGTCCATCACCGTCTCCACGAAAACGACAGAAGGAATCCTCCCCTCG GATGCAGATGGAAAAGAGGTGGCAATCGCCAGTGATGAAAAG TAGGAGGAGGAGAAGTCCATCGCCCCCACCAGCCAGGCGGCGACGCTCTCCTTCACCTGCCCCTCCTCCTAGGCGGCGGCGCTCACCTTCATTACCTCGTCGAAG gtCTCCATCACCACCCCCACGCAGACGCTCACCTTCTCCCCGGAGATACTCTCCACCGATACAGAGACGATATTCTCCGTCTCCACCACCTAAGAGAAGAacggcttctcctcctcccccgcctAAACGAAGGGCATCACCTTCTCCACAGTCAAAACGCAGAGTCTCCCATTCACCACCGCCAAAACAAAGGAGCTCGCCAGCTGCTAAAAGGCGTTCACCTTCGATATCTTCCAAGCACAGGAAGGGATCTCCTCCCAGTAGGTCCAATCGGGAGACACGTTCTCCACCACAAAACAAAAGGCATTCACCTTCACCACGGCCTAGAGCTTCTCATACCTCTGCaagcccaccaccaccacgaAGGGGAGCTTCAGCTTCACCCCAGAGAAGACAGTCTCCATCTCCAAGTACTAGACCCATCAGGAGGGTGTCAAGAACACCAGAACCTAAGAAGACAAA GGCTTCCACGCCAAGTCCACGATCTGCGAGACGGGTGTCTTCATCACGGTCTGCGTCAGGATCACCTGAGCCAGCACCGAAAAAACATCAAGGACCTCCATCTCCTGCTCGGTCTCGTTCCCCTTCTGCAAACTGGTCACCTGCAAAAAAGGCTAAAAGCCCAACTCAGAGCCCATCACCTGCAAGG AATTCAGATCAAGAAGGGggtggaaagaagaagaagaaaaagaaggataagaagcataaaaaggataaaaagcaCAAGAAACACAAAAAACATAAGAAGGAGAAGGCTGcggcggctgcagcagctgctgctgcggctgcagcAGATACCACCTCAGCACAGGAAGACCAGGAAGCAGAGACAGAACCCAAAAAG GAGACAGAAAGTGAACCAGAAGACAACCTTGACGATCTAGAAAAACACCTGCGAGAGAAGGCACTGAGGTCGATGAGGAAGGCGCAAGTGTCACCACCATCCTAG
- the SRRM1 gene encoding serine/arginine repetitive matrix protein 1 isoform X10 translates to MDAGFFRGTSAEQDNRFSNKQKKLLKQLKFAECLEKKVDMSKVNLEVIKPWITKRVTEILGFEDDVVIEFIFNQLEVKNPDSKMMQINLTGFLNGKNAREFMGELWPLLLSAQENIAGIPTAFLELKKEEIKQRQIEQEKLASMKKQDEDKEKRDKEDKDNREKRDRSRSPRRRKSRSPSPRRRSSPVRRERKRSHSRSPHHRTKSRSATPAPEKKEATPEPEPSVKPKETVVQEATSNSDIPKAPKPEPPVPETKETSPERNSKKEREKEKEKTRQRSPTRSKSRSRSRSRSPSHSRPRRRHRSRSRSYSPRRRPSPRRRPSPRRRSPPRRMPPPPRHRRSRSPVRRRRRSSASLSGSSSSSSSSRSRSPPKKPPKRTVSSPPRKTRRLSPSASPPRRRHRPSPPASPPPKPRRSPTPQQSNRARKSRGSVSPSRASAPKHKSTEKRESPSPAPKPRKAELSESEEDKGGKMAAADSVQQRRQYRRQNQQSSSDSGSSSSSEEERPKRSNVKNGEVGRRRRHSHSRSPSPSPRKRQKESSPRMQMEKRWQSPVMKSRRRRSPSPPPARRRRSPSPAPPPRRRRSPSLPRRRSPSPPPRRRSPSPRRYSPPIQRRYSPSPPPKRRTASPPPPPKRRASPSPQSKRRVSHSPPPKQRSSPAAKRRSPSISSKHRKGSPPSRSNRETRSPPQNKRHSPSPRPRASHTSASPPPPRRGASASPQRRQSPSPSTRPIRRVSRTPEPKKTKASTPSPRSARRVSSSRSASGSPEPAPKKHQGPPSPARSRSPSANWSPAKKAKSPTQSPSPARNSDQEGGGKKKKKKKDKKHKKDKKHKKHKKHKKEKAAAAAAAAAAAAADTTSAQEDQEAETEPKKETESEPEDNLDDLEKHLREKALRSMRKAQVSPPS, encoded by the exons ATGGACGCGGGGTTCTTCCGC GGAACAAGTGCAGAACAGGACAATCGCTTCAGCAACAAGCAGAAGAAGCTGTTGAAGCAGTTGAAATTTGCAGAATGCTTAGAAAAGAAG GTGGACATGAGCAAAGTAAATCTGGAAGTAATCAAACCATGGATAACAAAACGAGTAACAGAAATCCTTGGATTTGAAGATGATGTAGTAATTGAATTTATATTCAACCAGTTGGAAGTGAAG AACCCAGATTCCAAAATGATGCAAATCAACCTGACTGGTTTTTTGAATGGGAAAAATGCTAGGGAGTTCATGGGAGAACTGTGGCCACTGCTGTTAAGTGCACAAGAAAACATTGCTGGTATTCCAACTGCATTTCTGgaactgaagaaagaagaaataaaacagcgACAG ATAGAGCAAGAGAAACTGGCTTCTATGAAGAAACAAGATGAAGACAAGGAGAAGAGGGATAAGGAAGacaaagacaacagagaaaaaagagacagatcCAGGAGTCCAAGAAG GCGCAAATCAAGGTCTCCTTCCCCTCGAAGGAGGTCGTCGCCTGTCAGAAGAGAGCGGAAACGCAGCCATTCTCGCTCCCCTCATCACAGAACCAAGAGCCGTAGTGCTACTCCTGCACCAGAAAAGAAAGAGGCGACTCCTGAGCCAGAACCCTCTGTGAAACCAAAGGAGACTGTTGTTCAAGAGGCAACTTCAAACAG tgatATCCCAAAAGCTCCTAAACCTGAACCTCCTGTACCAGAGACTAAGGAAACTTCACCAGAACGTAATtcaaagaaggagagagagaaggaaaaagagaagactcGTCAAAGATCCCCAACTCGGTCCAAGTCAAGGTCAAGATCTCGATCACGTTCTCCATCTCATTCTCGACCCAGAAGGCGTCATAGATCACGGTCAAG GTCTTACTCCCCTAGAAGGCGACCAAGCCCAAGACGACGGCCGTCTCCAAGGAGGAGGAGCCCTCCAAGGCGAATGCCTCCCCCACCCAGACACAGAAGAAGCAGATCCCCTGTGAGGCG GAGAAGACGATCATCAGCATCCTTATCTGGCAgtagctcttcctcctcctcctcacgtTCCCGATCACCACCAAAGAAACCACCTAAAAGAACTGTATCCAGTCCTCCTCGTAAAACGCGTAGGCTCTCTCCTTCGGCAAGCCCTCCTAGGCGGAGGCACAGACCATCCCCACCAGCAAGTCCACCTCCAAAACCACGTAGGTCTCCAACACCCCAGCAGTCGAATCGTGCAAGAAAAAGCCGTGGCTCTGTTTCGCCTAGCAGAGCATCAG CACCCAAGCATAAGAGTACTGAAAAAAGAGAATCTCCTTCGCCAGCACCAAAACCAAGGAAAGCAGAACTCTCTGAATCAG AAGAAGATAAAGGAGGTAAAATGGCTGCAGCAGACTCTGTTCAACAGAGGCGTCAGTACAGAAGGCAAAATCAACAGTCTTCATCTG ATTCTGGTTCTTCATCTTCGTCTGAAGAGGAAAGACCTAAAAGATCCAATGTGAAGAATGGGGAAGTTGGTAGACGCCGACGCCATTCACATTCACGCAGTCCATCACCGTCTCCACGAAAACGACAGAAGGAATCCTCCCCTCG GATGCAGATGGAAAAGAGGTGGCAATCGCCAGTGATGAAAAG TAGGAGGAGGAGAAGTCCATCGCCCCCACCAGCCAGGCGGCGACGCTCTCCTTCACCTGCCCCTCCTCCTAGGCGGCGGCGCTCACCTTCATTACCTCGTCGAAG gtCTCCATCACCACCCCCACGCAGACGCTCACCTTCTCCCCGGAGATACTCTCCACCGATACAGAGACGATATTCTCCGTCTCCACCACCTAAGAGAAGAacggcttctcctcctcccccgcctAAACGAAGGGCATCACCTTCTCCACAGTCAAAACGCAGAGTCTCCCATTCACCACCGCCAAAACAAAGGAGCTCGCCAGCTGCTAAAAGGCGTTCACCTTCGATATCTTCCAAGCACAGGAAGGGATCTCCTCCCAGTAGGTCCAATCGGGAGACACGTTCTCCACCACAAAACAAAAGGCATTCACCTTCACCACGGCCTAGAGCTTCTCATACCTCTGCaagcccaccaccaccacgaAGGGGAGCTTCAGCTTCACCCCAGAGAAGACAGTCTCCATCTCCAAGTACTAGACCCATCAGGAGGGTGTCAAGAACACCAGAACCTAAGAAGACAAA GGCTTCCACGCCAAGTCCACGATCTGCGAGACGGGTGTCTTCATCACGGTCTGCGTCAGGATCACCTGAGCCAGCACCGAAAAAACATCAAGGACCTCCATCTCCTGCTCGGTCTCGTTCCCCTTCTGCAAACTGGTCACCTGCAAAAAAGGCTAAAAGCCCAACTCAGAGCCCATCACCTGCAAGG AATTCAGATCAAGAAGGGggtggaaagaagaagaagaaaaagaaggataagaagcataaaaaggataaaaagcaCAAGAAACACAAAAAACATAAGAAGGAGAAGGCTGcggcggctgcagcagctgctgctgcggctgcagcAGATACCACCTCAGCACAGGAAGACCAGGAAGCAGAGACAGAACCCAAAAAG GAGACAGAAAGTGAACCAGAAGACAACCTTGACGATCTAGAAAAACACCTGCGAGAGAAGGCACTGAGGTCGATGAGGAAGGCGCAAGTGTCACCACCATCCTAG
- the SRRM1 gene encoding serine/arginine repetitive matrix protein 1 isoform X13 produces MDAGFFRGTSAEQDNRFSNKQKKLLKQLKFAECLEKKVDMSKVNLEVIKPWITKRVTEILGFEDDVVIEFIFNQLEVKNPDSKMMQINLTGFLNGKNAREFMGELWPLLLSAQENIAGIPTAFLELKKEEIKQRQIEQEKLASMKKQDEDKEKRDKEDKDNREKRDRSRSPRRRKSRSPSPRRRSSPVRRERKRSHSRSPHHRTKSRSATPAPEKKEATPEPEPSVKPKETVVQEATSNSDIPKAPKPEPPVPETKETSPERNSKKEREKEKEKTRQRSPTRSKSRSRSRSRSPSHSRPRRRHRSRSRRRPSPRRRPSPRRRSPPRRMPPPPRHRRSRSPVRRRRRSSASLSGSSSSSSSSRSRSPPKKPPKRTVSSPPRKTRRLSPSASPPRRRHRPSPPASPPPKPRRSPTPQQSNRARKSRGSVSPSRASAPKHKSTEKRESPSPAPKPRKAELSESEEDKGGKMAAADSVQQRRQYRRQNQQSSSDSGSSSSSEEERPKRSNVKNGEVGRRRRHSHSRSPSPSPRKRQKESSPRMQMEKRWQSPVMKSRRRRSPSPPPARRRRSPSPAPPPRRRRSPSLPRRRSPSPPPRRRSPSPRRYSPPIQRRYSPSPPPKRRTASPPPPPKRRASPSPQSKRRVSHSPPPKQRSSPAAKRRSPSISSKHRKGSPPSRSNRETRSPPQNKRHSPSPRPRASHTSASPPPPRRGASASPQRRQSPSPSTRPIRRVSRTPEPKKTKASTPSPRSARRVSSSRSASGSPEPAPKKHQGPPSPARSRSPSANWSPAKKAKSPTQSPSPARNSDQEGGGKKKKKKKDKKHKKDKKHKKHKKHKKEKAAAAAAAAAAAAADTTSAQEDQEAETEPKKETESEPEDNLDDLEKHLREKALRSMRKAQVSPPS; encoded by the exons ATGGACGCGGGGTTCTTCCGC GGAACAAGTGCAGAACAGGACAATCGCTTCAGCAACAAGCAGAAGAAGCTGTTGAAGCAGTTGAAATTTGCAGAATGCTTAGAAAAGAAG GTGGACATGAGCAAAGTAAATCTGGAAGTAATCAAACCATGGATAACAAAACGAGTAACAGAAATCCTTGGATTTGAAGATGATGTAGTAATTGAATTTATATTCAACCAGTTGGAAGTGAAG AACCCAGATTCCAAAATGATGCAAATCAACCTGACTGGTTTTTTGAATGGGAAAAATGCTAGGGAGTTCATGGGAGAACTGTGGCCACTGCTGTTAAGTGCACAAGAAAACATTGCTGGTATTCCAACTGCATTTCTGgaactgaagaaagaagaaataaaacagcgACAG ATAGAGCAAGAGAAACTGGCTTCTATGAAGAAACAAGATGAAGACAAGGAGAAGAGGGATAAGGAAGacaaagacaacagagaaaaaagagacagatcCAGGAGTCCAAGAAG GCGCAAATCAAGGTCTCCTTCCCCTCGAAGGAGGTCGTCGCCTGTCAGAAGAGAGCGGAAACGCAGCCATTCTCGCTCCCCTCATCACAGAACCAAGAGCCGTAGTGCTACTCCTGCACCAGAAAAGAAAGAGGCGACTCCTGAGCCAGAACCCTCTGTGAAACCAAAGGAGACTGTTGTTCAAGAGGCAACTTCAAACAG tgatATCCCAAAAGCTCCTAAACCTGAACCTCCTGTACCAGAGACTAAGGAAACTTCACCAGAACGTAATtcaaagaaggagagagagaaggaaaaagagaagactcGTCAAAGATCCCCAACTCGGTCCAAGTCAAGGTCAAGATCTCGATCACGTTCTCCATCTCATTCTCGACCCAGAAGGCGTCATAGATCACGGTCAAG AAGGCGACCAAGCCCAAGACGACGGCCGTCTCCAAGGAGGAGGAGCCCTCCAAGGCGAATGCCTCCCCCACCCAGACACAGAAGAAGCAGATCCCCTGTGAGGCG GAGAAGACGATCATCAGCATCCTTATCTGGCAgtagctcttcctcctcctcctcacgtTCCCGATCACCACCAAAGAAACCACCTAAAAGAACTGTATCCAGTCCTCCTCGTAAAACGCGTAGGCTCTCTCCTTCGGCAAGCCCTCCTAGGCGGAGGCACAGACCATCCCCACCAGCAAGTCCACCTCCAAAACCACGTAGGTCTCCAACACCCCAGCAGTCGAATCGTGCAAGAAAAAGCCGTGGCTCTGTTTCGCCTAGCAGAGCATCAG CACCCAAGCATAAGAGTACTGAAAAAAGAGAATCTCCTTCGCCAGCACCAAAACCAAGGAAAGCAGAACTCTCTGAATCAG AAGAAGATAAAGGAGGTAAAATGGCTGCAGCAGACTCTGTTCAACAGAGGCGTCAGTACAGAAGGCAAAATCAACAGTCTTCATCTG ATTCTGGTTCTTCATCTTCGTCTGAAGAGGAAAGACCTAAAAGATCCAATGTGAAGAATGGGGAAGTTGGTAGACGCCGACGCCATTCACATTCACGCAGTCCATCACCGTCTCCACGAAAACGACAGAAGGAATCCTCCCCTCG GATGCAGATGGAAAAGAGGTGGCAATCGCCAGTGATGAAAAG TAGGAGGAGGAGAAGTCCATCGCCCCCACCAGCCAGGCGGCGACGCTCTCCTTCACCTGCCCCTCCTCCTAGGCGGCGGCGCTCACCTTCATTACCTCGTCGAAG gtCTCCATCACCACCCCCACGCAGACGCTCACCTTCTCCCCGGAGATACTCTCCACCGATACAGAGACGATATTCTCCGTCTCCACCACCTAAGAGAAGAacggcttctcctcctcccccgcctAAACGAAGGGCATCACCTTCTCCACAGTCAAAACGCAGAGTCTCCCATTCACCACCGCCAAAACAAAGGAGCTCGCCAGCTGCTAAAAGGCGTTCACCTTCGATATCTTCCAAGCACAGGAAGGGATCTCCTCCCAGTAGGTCCAATCGGGAGACACGTTCTCCACCACAAAACAAAAGGCATTCACCTTCACCACGGCCTAGAGCTTCTCATACCTCTGCaagcccaccaccaccacgaAGGGGAGCTTCAGCTTCACCCCAGAGAAGACAGTCTCCATCTCCAAGTACTAGACCCATCAGGAGGGTGTCAAGAACACCAGAACCTAAGAAGACAAA GGCTTCCACGCCAAGTCCACGATCTGCGAGACGGGTGTCTTCATCACGGTCTGCGTCAGGATCACCTGAGCCAGCACCGAAAAAACATCAAGGACCTCCATCTCCTGCTCGGTCTCGTTCCCCTTCTGCAAACTGGTCACCTGCAAAAAAGGCTAAAAGCCCAACTCAGAGCCCATCACCTGCAAGG AATTCAGATCAAGAAGGGggtggaaagaagaagaagaaaaagaaggataagaagcataaaaaggataaaaagcaCAAGAAACACAAAAAACATAAGAAGGAGAAGGCTGcggcggctgcagcagctgctgctgcggctgcagcAGATACCACCTCAGCACAGGAAGACCAGGAAGCAGAGACAGAACCCAAAAAG GAGACAGAAAGTGAACCAGAAGACAACCTTGACGATCTAGAAAAACACCTGCGAGAGAAGGCACTGAGGTCGATGAGGAAGGCGCAAGTGTCACCACCATCCTAG
- the SRRM1 gene encoding serine/arginine repetitive matrix protein 1 isoform X3 — protein MRGSGGEKAEGQMGGEPDFAVKGALGTSAEQDNRFSNKQKKLLKQLKFAECLEKKVDMSKVNLEVIKPWITKRVTEILGFEDDVVIEFIFNQLEVKNPDSKMMQINLTGFLNGKNAREFMGELWPLLLSAQENIAGIPTAFLELKKEEIKQRQIEQEKLASMKKQDEDKEKRDKEDKDNREKRDRSRSPRRRKSRSPSPRRRSSPVRRERKRSHSRSPHHRTKSRSATPAPEKKEATPEPEPSVKPKETVVQEATSNSDIPKAPKPEPPVPETKETSPERNSKKEREKEKEKTRQRSPTRSKSRSRSRSRSPSHSRPRRRHRSRSRRRPSPRRRPSPRRRSPPRRMPPPPRHRRSRSPVRRRRRSSASLSGSSSSSSSSRSRSPPKKPPKRTVSSPPRKTRRLSPSASPPRRRHRPSPPASPPPKPRRSPTPQQSNRARKSRGSVSPSRASAPKHKSTEKRESPSPAPKPRKAELSESEEDKGGKMAAADSVQQRRQYRRQNQQSSSDSGSSSSSEEERPKRSNVKNGEVGRRRRHSHSRSPSPSPRKRQKESSPRMQMEKRWQSPVMKSRRRRSPSPPPARRRRSPSPAPPPRRRRSPSLPRRRSPSPPPRRRSPSPRRYSPPIQRRYSPSPPPKRRTASPPPPPKRRASPSPQSKRRVSHSPPPKQRSSPAAKRRSPSISSKHRKGSPPSRSNRETRSPPQNKRHSPSPRPRASHTSASPPPPRRGASASPQRRQSPSPSTRPIRRVSRTPEPKKTKASTPSPRSARRVSSSRSASGSPEPAPKKHQGPPSPARSRSPSANWSPAKKAKSPTQSPSPARNSDQEGGGKKKKKKKDKKHKKDKKHKKHKKHKKEKAAAAAAAAAAAAADTTSAQEDQEAETEPKKETESEPEDNLDDLEKHLREKALRSMRKAQVSPPS, from the exons ATGCGAGGAAGCGGGGGAGAAAAGGCCGAGGGGCAGATGGGAGGTGAACCGGATTTTGCAGTGAAAGGCGCTTTG GGAACAAGTGCAGAACAGGACAATCGCTTCAGCAACAAGCAGAAGAAGCTGTTGAAGCAGTTGAAATTTGCAGAATGCTTAGAAAAGAAG GTGGACATGAGCAAAGTAAATCTGGAAGTAATCAAACCATGGATAACAAAACGAGTAACAGAAATCCTTGGATTTGAAGATGATGTAGTAATTGAATTTATATTCAACCAGTTGGAAGTGAAG AACCCAGATTCCAAAATGATGCAAATCAACCTGACTGGTTTTTTGAATGGGAAAAATGCTAGGGAGTTCATGGGAGAACTGTGGCCACTGCTGTTAAGTGCACAAGAAAACATTGCTGGTATTCCAACTGCATTTCTGgaactgaagaaagaagaaataaaacagcgACAG ATAGAGCAAGAGAAACTGGCTTCTATGAAGAAACAAGATGAAGACAAGGAGAAGAGGGATAAGGAAGacaaagacaacagagaaaaaagagacagatcCAGGAGTCCAAGAAG GCGCAAATCAAGGTCTCCTTCCCCTCGAAGGAGGTCGTCGCCTGTCAGAAGAGAGCGGAAACGCAGCCATTCTCGCTCCCCTCATCACAGAACCAAGAGCCGTAGTGCTACTCCTGCACCAGAAAAGAAAGAGGCGACTCCTGAGCCAGAACCCTCTGTGAAACCAAAGGAGACTGTTGTTCAAGAGGCAACTTCAAACAG tgatATCCCAAAAGCTCCTAAACCTGAACCTCCTGTACCAGAGACTAAGGAAACTTCACCAGAACGTAATtcaaagaaggagagagagaaggaaaaagagaagactcGTCAAAGATCCCCAACTCGGTCCAAGTCAAGGTCAAGATCTCGATCACGTTCTCCATCTCATTCTCGACCCAGAAGGCGTCATAGATCACGGTCAAG AAGGCGACCAAGCCCAAGACGACGGCCGTCTCCAAGGAGGAGGAGCCCTCCAAGGCGAATGCCTCCCCCACCCAGACACAGAAGAAGCAGATCCCCTGTGAGGCG GAGAAGACGATCATCAGCATCCTTATCTGGCAgtagctcttcctcctcctcctcacgtTCCCGATCACCACCAAAGAAACCACCTAAAAGAACTGTATCCAGTCCTCCTCGTAAAACGCGTAGGCTCTCTCCTTCGGCAAGCCCTCCTAGGCGGAGGCACAGACCATCCCCACCAGCAAGTCCACCTCCAAAACCACGTAGGTCTCCAACACCCCAGCAGTCGAATCGTGCAAGAAAAAGCCGTGGCTCTGTTTCGCCTAGCAGAGCATCAG CACCCAAGCATAAGAGTACTGAAAAAAGAGAATCTCCTTCGCCAGCACCAAAACCAAGGAAAGCAGAACTCTCTGAATCAG AAGAAGATAAAGGAGGTAAAATGGCTGCAGCAGACTCTGTTCAACAGAGGCGTCAGTACAGAAGGCAAAATCAACAGTCTTCATCTG ATTCTGGTTCTTCATCTTCGTCTGAAGAGGAAAGACCTAAAAGATCCAATGTGAAGAATGGGGAAGTTGGTAGACGCCGACGCCATTCACATTCACGCAGTCCATCACCGTCTCCACGAAAACGACAGAAGGAATCCTCCCCTCG GATGCAGATGGAAAAGAGGTGGCAATCGCCAGTGATGAAAAG TAGGAGGAGGAGAAGTCCATCGCCCCCACCAGCCAGGCGGCGACGCTCTCCTTCACCTGCCCCTCCTCCTAGGCGGCGGCGCTCACCTTCATTACCTCGTCGAAG gtCTCCATCACCACCCCCACGCAGACGCTCACCTTCTCCCCGGAGATACTCTCCACCGATACAGAGACGATATTCTCCGTCTCCACCACCTAAGAGAAGAacggcttctcctcctcccccgcctAAACGAAGGGCATCACCTTCTCCACAGTCAAAACGCAGAGTCTCCCATTCACCACCGCCAAAACAAAGGAGCTCGCCAGCTGCTAAAAGGCGTTCACCTTCGATATCTTCCAAGCACAGGAAGGGATCTCCTCCCAGTAGGTCCAATCGGGAGACACGTTCTCCACCACAAAACAAAAGGCATTCACCTTCACCACGGCCTAGAGCTTCTCATACCTCTGCaagcccaccaccaccacgaAGGGGAGCTTCAGCTTCACCCCAGAGAAGACAGTCTCCATCTCCAAGTACTAGACCCATCAGGAGGGTGTCAAGAACACCAGAACCTAAGAAGACAAA GGCTTCCACGCCAAGTCCACGATCTGCGAGACGGGTGTCTTCATCACGGTCTGCGTCAGGATCACCTGAGCCAGCACCGAAAAAACATCAAGGACCTCCATCTCCTGCTCGGTCTCGTTCCCCTTCTGCAAACTGGTCACCTGCAAAAAAGGCTAAAAGCCCAACTCAGAGCCCATCACCTGCAAGG AATTCAGATCAAGAAGGGggtggaaagaagaagaagaaaaagaaggataagaagcataaaaaggataaaaagcaCAAGAAACACAAAAAACATAAGAAGGAGAAGGCTGcggcggctgcagcagctgctgctgcggctgcagcAGATACCACCTCAGCACAGGAAGACCAGGAAGCAGAGACAGAACCCAAAAAG GAGACAGAAAGTGAACCAGAAGACAACCTTGACGATCTAGAAAAACACCTGCGAGAGAAGGCACTGAGGTCGATGAGGAAGGCGCAAGTGTCACCACCATCCTAG